One part of the Lepeophtheirus salmonis chromosome 14, UVic_Lsal_1.4, whole genome shotgun sequence genome encodes these proteins:
- the LOC121129064 gene encoding uncharacterized protein, with the protein MSLSEEERPSLTAEDSDDSGVHLKQSRMSDCDPDSDGRTQGCVEMDFSQKIHKSCSLSDQMTIEGCLLWAKIRGFSYWPGITTVDPYEGVTSKVIESSKRTKTHIHFLAYDNLRAWVNESDVLSYEGYEKFKELAYKFPKRKKDFEPGKKFRNIFERAVKEAEAVMCIPVALRLEKLGFVYIPTNIDGATRNVLAKKKKSRRRSSKTSESENISSKFPLYQTVSRNDHQNIQGRQLPRRNPSHLIDTKSKDIYEFVDDETNASDSDLLSDYENTCDNTKDNLPKLGTLIWGHMAGFPYWPCFVTRSSDGDYIREAKNKISVHVQFFNWNDESGWVTKTMPWCSVAEFRRFAKEAIKEDVSCSMDWSPVGKMLHKWKNAALQAESTVHLSRKERHKRFLVKIKKNIVMNRRIINNGFRVSDDHININASKSPISKFKTPPLPLLQLLLVYLQVGSSVVTKKKTMERNQELSIRVQMVRFSLKLRTLYRICSNKITLE; encoded by the coding sequence GTTCATTTAAAACAATCAAGAATGTCGGACTGTGATCCGGATTCAGATGGTAGAACTCAGGGATGTGTTGAAATGGATTTTTCTCAGAAGATACACAAGTCATGTTCGCTGAGTGATCAAATGACTATAGAAGGTTGTCTTCTCTGGGCTAAAATTAGAGGGTTTTCTTATTGGCCTGGAATAACTACAGTTGATCCATACGAAGGAGTTACGAGCAAAGTTATAGAATCATCCAAGCGTACGAAGACTCATATTCATTTCTTGGCATATGATAATCTACGCGCTTGGGTAAATGAATCGGATGTATTGTCCTATGAAGGTTATGAAAAGTTTAAGGAGCTTGCATATAAATTTCCAAAGAGGAAAAAGGATTTTGAGCCAGGGAAAAAGTTCCGTAATATTTTCGAACGGGCTGTTAAGGAAGCAGAGGCTGTTATGTGTATCCCTGTTGCATTGAGATTGGAAAAACTAGGATTTGTATATATTCCAACAAATATTGATGGGGCAACACGAAATGTACttgctaagaaaaagaaaagtaggCGAAGGAGTAGTAAGACCTCCGAGTCTGAAAATATTAGCAGTAAGTTTCCTCTATACCAAACTGTATCTCGCAACgatcatcaaaatattcaagGTCGACAATTACCTCGAAGAAACCCATCTCATTTAATCGATACTAAATCCAAAGATATTTACGAATTTGTTGATGATGAGACAAATGCTTCAGATTCTGATCTCTTGTCTGATTATGAAAATACTTGTGATAATACCAAAGACAACTTGCCAAAACTTGGAACTTTAATATGGGGTCACATGGCTGGGTTCCCTTACTGGCCTTGTTTTGTGACTCGAAGTTCTGATGGGGATTACATAAGAGAGGCTAAAAACAAGATATCTGTGCatgttcaatttttcaattgGAATGATGAGTCTGGTTGGGTAACTAAGACAATGCCTTGGTGCTCTGTGGCAGAATTTCGTAGATTTGCCAAAGAAGCCATTAAAGAGGATGTTAGTTGTTCAATGGATTGGAGCCCTGTTGGAAAGATGCTACATAAGTGGAAGAATGCTGCATTACAAGCTGAGTCAACCGTTCATTTATCTCGGAAGGAAAGGCATAAAAGATtcttagttaaaataaagaagaatatagtAATGAAtcgaagaataattaataatggtttCAGAGTGTCTGATGACCATATTAATATCAATGCTTCAAAATCTCCAATTTCTAAGTTTAAAACACCTCCCCTCCCATTGTTACAACTTCTACTCGTTTACCTCCAGGTTGGATCATCCGTTGTTACAAAGAAGAAGACTATGGAAAGGAATCAAGAACTGAGTATCAGAGTCCAGATGGTGCGGTTTTCCTTAAAATTGAGAACGCTATATCGTATTTGTTCCAACAAAATAACTCTGGAATAA